From the genome of Geobacter sp. SVR, one region includes:
- the hybA gene encoding hydrogenase 2 operon protein HybA, which translates to MAKPSRRQFLKILGATGAALLAGKSARANEAHRINNETLGMLYDATRCVGCKACMAACKRVNGDYGSLSYERAPFDNDGLWDAPQDLSGSTRTLIKLFKESEREWSYVKYSCMHCQKPSCVSVCPVSAMTRDPETGIVDYNKNTCIGCRYCQVACAFNIPKFQWDKAIPQIVKCDLCKNTNLRQKGISACAEVCPVGAIKFGKRKDLLEEASKRLREHPGKYVNHIYGEKEVGGTNHLYLTSMQFNKLGLPVLKDEAPAEFSEKIQHTIYKGFIAPVALYGTLCFIAVKNMKGHGEVEKDKTEKSDSDATGGSDGAR; encoded by the coding sequence GCGCTCCTGGCGGGGAAATCGGCCAGGGCCAATGAAGCGCACAGGATCAACAACGAAACCCTGGGCATGCTCTACGACGCCACCCGCTGCGTGGGCTGCAAGGCCTGCATGGCAGCCTGCAAACGGGTGAACGGCGACTACGGCAGCCTCTCCTACGAACGGGCTCCCTTTGACAACGACGGCCTGTGGGATGCTCCCCAGGACCTGTCCGGCTCTACCCGTACGCTGATCAAGCTTTTCAAGGAGTCGGAGCGGGAGTGGTCCTACGTCAAGTACTCCTGTATGCACTGCCAGAAGCCTTCCTGCGTGTCGGTCTGTCCGGTCAGCGCCATGACCCGCGATCCGGAAACCGGCATCGTGGACTACAACAAGAACACCTGCATCGGCTGCCGCTATTGCCAGGTGGCCTGCGCCTTCAACATTCCCAAGTTCCAGTGGGACAAGGCCATACCCCAGATCGTCAAGTGCGACCTGTGCAAGAACACCAATCTGCGCCAGAAGGGAATCTCGGCCTGCGCCGAGGTCTGCCCGGTGGGCGCGATCAAGTTCGGCAAGCGTAAGGATCTGCTGGAAGAGGCGTCCAAGCGTTTGCGGGAACATCCCGGCAAATACGTCAATCACATCTACGGCGAAAAAGAGGTGGGGGGCACCAACCACCTTTACCTGACCAGCATGCAGTTCAACAAGCTCGGCCTGCCGGTTCTCAAGGACGAAGCGCCGGCCGAGTTCTCGGAAAAGATCCAGCACACCATCTACAAGGGCTTCATCGCGCCGGTAGCGCTCTACGGCACGCTGTGCTTCATCGCGGTCAAGAACATGAAGGGACACGGTGAGGTGGAAAAAGACAAGACAGAAAAGAGCGATAGCGATGCAACGGGAGGGAGCGATGGGGCACGATGA
- the hybB gene encoding Ni/Fe-hydrogenase cytochrome b subunit, with product MGHDEFQTHDAKIFTPSFVVLLVLTLIGFGLVILRFVKGIGAVSNMSDGYPWGIWITYDVATGTAIACGGYAMAILVYIRNRMSYHPMIRSAILTSMFGYGLAGFSVMVDVGRPWNAYNFFIPSKWQANSAMFEVALCVMAYTTVLVMEFLPAILTTLEKTEWKTLQFLLDKLYSRLKLKGRPEEITDRLERVRELAVWLKPRLDKVLIFIIVLGITLPTMHQSSLGSLLLIASTKLHPLWHTGFLPLLFLINCMYIGYSIAILESVISCYAFKRPFETKELAGMARIVPWLTVIWLTVVIGDLAWRGQLGAVLSLDFYSRFFLLEFCLIAGGSLLLFSGRKRESIRWLFVSAALIVLGGALYRFNVYLIGFNPGKGWRYFPALAELMITVGIVAFEILGYQVLVKILPVLPRLHTREQHAAAQAGEHEVPLGGAEKA from the coding sequence ATGGGGCACGATGAATTTCAAACACACGACGCGAAGATCTTTACTCCTTCGTTCGTCGTCCTGCTGGTCCTGACCCTGATCGGATTCGGCCTGGTGATCCTGCGCTTCGTGAAGGGGATCGGGGCGGTCTCCAACATGAGCGACGGCTACCCGTGGGGGATCTGGATCACCTACGACGTGGCCACCGGCACGGCCATCGCGTGCGGCGGCTACGCCATGGCCATCCTGGTCTACATCCGCAACCGCATGAGTTACCACCCCATGATCCGCTCCGCCATCCTGACCAGCATGTTCGGCTACGGCCTGGCCGGTTTTTCGGTCATGGTGGACGTGGGGCGCCCCTGGAACGCCTACAACTTCTTCATCCCGTCCAAGTGGCAGGCCAACTCGGCCATGTTCGAGGTGGCCCTGTGCGTCATGGCCTACACCACCGTGTTGGTCATGGAGTTTCTGCCGGCCATTCTGACCACCCTGGAAAAGACCGAGTGGAAGACGCTGCAATTCCTGTTGGACAAGTTGTACTCCCGCCTGAAGCTGAAAGGGCGGCCGGAAGAGATCACCGACCGGCTGGAACGGGTCAGGGAGCTGGCGGTCTGGCTCAAGCCGCGCCTGGACAAGGTACTGATCTTCATCATCGTACTCGGCATCACCCTGCCGACCATGCACCAGTCCTCCCTGGGCTCGCTGCTGCTGATCGCCTCCACCAAGCTGCATCCGCTCTGGCACACCGGCTTCCTGCCGCTGTTGTTCCTGATCAACTGCATGTACATCGGCTACTCCATCGCCATCCTGGAATCGGTCATCTCCTGCTACGCCTTCAAGCGTCCTTTCGAAACCAAGGAACTGGCGGGCATGGCGCGCATCGTTCCCTGGCTGACGGTGATCTGGCTGACGGTCGTCATCGGCGACCTTGCCTGGCGTGGTCAGTTGGGCGCCGTACTGTCCCTGGATTTCTATTCGCGCTTCTTCCTGCTGGAGTTCTGTCTGATAGCCGGAGGATCGCTGCTGCTGTTCAGCGGCCGCAAGCGCGAATCCATCCGCTGGCTGTTCGTATCGGCGGCCCTGATCGTGCTGGGAGGCGCCCTGTACCGCTTCAACGTCTATCTGATCGGCTTCAATCCGGGCAAGGGATGGCGCTACTTCCCGGCCCTGGCCGAGTTGATGATCACCGTGGGCATCGTGGCTTTCGAGATCCTGGGCTACCAGGTGCTGGTCAAGATCCTGCCGGTCCTGCCGCGCCTGCACACCCGCGAGCAGCACGCCGCGGCCCAGGCGGGGGAGCATGAGGTCCCGCTCGGCGGGGCGGAAAAAGCGTAA
- a CDS encoding nickel-dependent hydrogenase large subunit, whose translation MARITLDPITRIEGHLRIDVEVNGGSVSNAWSSAQMWRGIETILKDRPPQDAWIYAQRFCGVCTTVHAISSIRSVENALKVDVPLNAQYIRNIIMAQHSVQDHIVHFYHLSALDWVDVVSALKADPKKTAQLAQSISDWPGNSETEFKAVQKKLKSFVDTGRLGIFSSGYWGHPAMKLPPEANLMAVAHYLKALDYQRKAAQAVAILGGKNPHIQNLCVGGVATALNMENLATINMERIAALRALMEETRDFVQKVYYPDMVAIASIYKEWFKYGRGVVNYLAVPEMAEDTKNTKFALPGAIITGGDLKRARIVTNHQDLDLIANIKENVAHAWYEGNGTLHPWEGETKPNYTDFQDNGKYTWCKAPRLHDKPVQVGPPAQLFAAYAGGNEKVRKLVDASCAKIGVGVNDLHSTMGRLGARAIRAHLMADYSLEYLDKLVENVGKGDKVYANPTEIPKGEYKGVGFHEAPRGTLSHWIVIENKKIKNYQAVVPSTWNASPRDEKGALGPYEASLVGNPVAEPEKPLEVLRTIHSFDPCIACAVHTIDPEGKEITKVKVM comes from the coding sequence ATGGCCCGCATTACCCTTGACCCCATCACCCGCATCGAAGGTCATCTCAGGATCGACGTGGAAGTCAACGGCGGCAGCGTCAGCAACGCCTGGTCCTCGGCCCAGATGTGGCGCGGCATCGAAACCATCCTCAAGGACCGCCCCCCCCAGGATGCCTGGATCTATGCCCAGCGTTTCTGCGGCGTCTGCACCACCGTGCACGCCATTTCCTCGATCCGCTCGGTGGAGAACGCGCTGAAAGTGGACGTGCCGCTCAATGCCCAGTACATCCGCAACATCATCATGGCCCAGCACTCGGTGCAGGACCACATCGTCCACTTCTACCACCTGTCGGCCCTGGACTGGGTGGATGTGGTTTCGGCCCTCAAGGCCGACCCCAAGAAGACCGCCCAGTTGGCACAAAGCATCTCCGACTGGCCCGGCAACAGCGAGACCGAGTTCAAGGCCGTGCAGAAGAAGCTCAAGTCGTTCGTGGACACGGGCCGCCTGGGCATCTTCTCCTCCGGCTACTGGGGGCATCCCGCCATGAAATTGCCGCCCGAGGCCAACCTGATGGCTGTGGCCCATTACCTCAAGGCCCTGGACTACCAGCGCAAGGCTGCCCAGGCGGTCGCCATCCTGGGGGGCAAGAACCCCCATATCCAGAATCTCTGCGTCGGCGGGGTGGCCACGGCACTCAACATGGAAAACCTGGCCACCATCAACATGGAGCGGATTGCGGCCCTGCGCGCCCTGATGGAAGAGACCCGCGACTTTGTCCAGAAGGTCTACTATCCCGACATGGTGGCCATCGCCTCGATCTACAAGGAGTGGTTCAAGTACGGACGCGGCGTGGTCAATTACCTGGCCGTGCCGGAAATGGCCGAAGATACCAAAAACACCAAATTCGCCCTGCCGGGGGCCATCATCACCGGAGGGGATCTCAAGCGGGCCCGCATCGTCACCAACCACCAGGACCTGGACCTGATCGCCAACATCAAGGAAAACGTGGCCCATGCCTGGTACGAGGGGAACGGTACTCTGCACCCCTGGGAGGGGGAGACCAAGCCCAACTACACCGATTTCCAGGACAACGGCAAATACACTTGGTGCAAGGCACCCCGCCTGCACGACAAACCAGTCCAGGTCGGCCCGCCGGCCCAGTTGTTCGCAGCGTATGCCGGGGGTAACGAAAAAGTCAGGAAGCTAGTGGACGCCAGCTGCGCCAAGATCGGCGTCGGTGTGAACGACCTGCACTCCACCATGGGCCGCCTGGGCGCCCGCGCCATCCGGGCCCATCTGATGGCCGACTACTCGCTGGAATACCTGGACAAGCTGGTCGAGAACGTGGGCAAAGGGGACAAGGTCTACGCCAATCCGACCGAGATCCCCAAGGGAGAATACAAAGGGGTCGGCTTCCATGAAGCGCCCCGCGGCACCCTGTCCCACTGGATCGTGATCGAGAACAAGAAGATCAAGAACTACCAGGCCGTGGTACCCTCCACCTGGAACGCCTCGCCCCGCGACGAAAAAGGAGCCTTGGGGCCCTACGAGGCATCGCTGGTGGGCAACCCGGTGGCCGAGCCGGAAAAACCGCTGGAGGTGCTGCGCACAATCCACTCCTTCGACCCTTGCATCGCTTGCGCCGTGCATACCATCGATCCGGAGGGGAAAGAAATTACTAAAGTTAAGGTGATGTAA
- a CDS encoding HyaD/HybD family hydrogenase maturation endopeptidase: protein MKTLIFGAGNLLLSDEGFGVHFVKYLQDNYQFPEDVELYDGGTLGIMVTHWLEEADQVYLVDVVEAKGEPGDIYRYEKDDFMLGRLPVKLSPHQIGIQEVLALSEIRGRCPEQVTLLGAIPASYEAGVELSPVLAEKLPGLAELVVGELRESGHTIAALPSP from the coding sequence ATGAAAACACTGATATTCGGCGCCGGTAACCTGCTCCTCTCGGACGAGGGCTTCGGCGTTCATTTCGTCAAATATCTGCAGGATAATTACCAATTTCCGGAAGACGTGGAATTGTACGACGGCGGGACCCTGGGGATCATGGTGACCCACTGGCTGGAGGAGGCCGACCAGGTCTACCTGGTGGACGTGGTCGAGGCCAAAGGGGAACCGGGGGATATTTACCGCTACGAGAAGGATGATTTCATGCTGGGCAGGTTGCCGGTCAAGCTGTCCCCGCATCAGATCGGCATCCAGGAAGTGTTGGCCCTGTCCGAGATCCGCGGGCGCTGTCCGGAGCAGGTGACCCTGCTGGGAGCGATTCCCGCTTCCTACGAGGCCGGCGTGGAGCTGTCCCCCGTTCTCGCGGAGAAACTGCCGGGACTGGCGGAACTGGTGGTAGGTGAGCTGCGTGAAAGCGGCCACACCATAGCAGCGCTGCCTTCCCCCTGA
- a CDS encoding cache domain-containing protein → MQRVRTPIRRKLIFATLTPLCAAILLCWLIGSLLITDRIFRQAQQNVISDLNLARKVYQDEVNHLAGIVKVAGLDPAMAGYLASGRLPMPETALRHLLHEERLSFLNIIDSTGVVRYRVANPQRSGDRIGDDPLVASALKGEPAGGAQVYDRERLSLENPALARAASMLVRPTPHARPVTHHTEERGLVLVAVAPLLTPDGQVAGALQAGFMLNGDSRVVDTITRIVFEREGGGAATVFLGDMRIATNVRDAAGDRAIGTLMSQEVARVVLTQGRQWSDRAFVLNDWFISAYEPISDPAGTVIGALYVGMPEQPLLDLRKNLNLLTGGVLLVVALIGITLSTWIGSRLARPVRALAEAARRMATGAPIEPIAVRGDDEIALLSEEFNTMAREVSILKQTLEQKVAERTCQLEEKSRQLLAAQKELAKSERLAGLGLLAAGVAHEINNPLAIIRGNAELLQAAIPPEHEDREEVDAIVGEAVRIGRIVNNLRAFSRNGLQHLSRFSLGELLDSILDSIGHQIPLEHYRVVRAYWGSDLEMEGDRDQLRQVFTNLVVNGLQAMPEGGELRVGLEQEDGDRVRVMVQDHGRGIGEEDMNRLFTPFFSTKPHGTGLGLAVSYGIVSDHRGEIRVESRVGEGAIFTVVLPLRQEKGLPAAH, encoded by the coding sequence ATGCAGCGCGTCCGCACCCCCATCCGCCGCAAACTGATCTTCGCCACCCTGACTCCGCTCTGTGCGGCGATCCTGCTCTGCTGGCTGATCGGTTCGCTGCTGATCACCGACCGCATCTTCCGCCAGGCCCAGCAGAATGTGATCAGCGACCTGAACCTGGCCCGCAAGGTCTATCAGGACGAGGTCAACCATCTGGCCGGCATCGTCAAGGTGGCCGGCCTGGATCCCGCCATGGCCGGCTACCTGGCCTCAGGCCGGCTGCCGATGCCGGAAACGGCCCTGCGGCACCTGCTGCACGAGGAGCGGCTCAGCTTTCTCAACATCATCGACAGCACCGGAGTGGTGCGTTACCGGGTTGCCAACCCCCAGCGCAGCGGGGACCGGATCGGAGATGACCCGCTGGTGGCCAGCGCCCTGAAAGGGGAGCCGGCCGGCGGGGCCCAGGTCTATGACCGGGAACGCCTGTCCCTGGAAAATCCTGCCCTGGCCCGTGCGGCGAGCATGCTGGTCAGGCCCACTCCCCATGCCCGCCCGGTCACCCATCACACCGAAGAGCGGGGACTGGTGCTGGTGGCGGTGGCGCCGCTCCTGACGCCGGACGGACAAGTGGCCGGGGCCCTGCAGGCCGGCTTCATGCTCAACGGCGACAGCCGGGTGGTGGATACCATCACCCGCATCGTCTTCGAGCGGGAGGGAGGGGGTGCGGCCACGGTGTTCCTGGGCGATATGCGCATCGCCACCAACGTGCGCGACGCGGCCGGGGACCGGGCCATCGGCACCCTCATGTCCCAGGAAGTAGCGCGGGTGGTCCTCACCCAGGGCAGACAATGGAGTGACCGGGCCTTTGTGCTGAACGACTGGTTCATCTCCGCCTACGAGCCGATCAGCGACCCGGCCGGCACGGTGATCGGGGCATTGTACGTCGGCATGCCGGAACAGCCGCTGCTCGATCTCAGAAAGAACCTCAACCTGCTGACCGGCGGGGTGCTGCTGGTGGTGGCCCTGATCGGCATCACGCTCTCCACCTGGATCGGCAGCCGTCTGGCCCGGCCGGTGCGAGCCCTGGCCGAGGCGGCCCGCCGCATGGCCACCGGCGCCCCCATCGAACCGATCGCGGTCAGGGGGGACGACGAAATCGCGCTCCTGTCCGAAGAGTTCAACACCATGGCCCGCGAGGTCAGCATACTGAAGCAGACCCTGGAACAAAAAGTGGCTGAGCGCACCTGCCAACTGGAGGAGAAGAGCCGGCAGTTGCTGGCTGCCCAGAAGGAACTGGCCAAGTCGGAGCGACTGGCGGGGTTGGGACTGCTGGCAGCGGGCGTGGCCCATGAAATCAACAATCCCCTGGCCATTATCCGCGGCAATGCCGAGCTGCTGCAGGCCGCCATTCCGCCGGAGCACGAGGACCGGGAAGAGGTTGATGCCATCGTGGGCGAGGCGGTGCGCATCGGCCGCATCGTCAACAACCTGCGGGCCTTCTCCCGCAACGGCCTGCAGCACCTCTCACGCTTTTCCCTGGGTGAGCTGCTGGACAGCATTCTGGACAGCATCGGACACCAGATTCCCCTGGAACACTACCGGGTTGTGCGGGCCTACTGGGGCAGCGACCTTGAGATGGAGGGGGACCGGGACCAGTTGCGTCAGGTTTTCACCAATCTGGTGGTCAACGGGTTGCAGGCCATGCCCGAGGGGGGAGAGCTGCGGGTTGGGCTGGAGCAGGAAGACGGCGACCGGGTGCGGGTGATGGTGCAGGACCATGGCCGCGGCATCGGCGAGGAAGACATGAACCGGCTCTTCACCCCCTTCTTTTCGACCAAACCGCATGGCACCGGCCTGGGATTGGCGGTTTCCTACGGCATTGTCAGCGACCACAGGGGGGAAATCCGGGTAGAGAGCAGGGTGGGAGAAGGAGCGATCTTTACAGTCGTGCTGCCGCTCCGGCAAGAGAAAGGGCTGCCTGCCGCCCATTGA
- a CDS encoding sigma-54 dependent transcriptional regulator yields the protein MAQICICDDEEGILKYLKKLLKGHQVTTFSRGVDLLAHLESPAGERVGLLLQDLRMPDMDGIQILQRLKEKRPELPVIIMTAFATVDDAVRAIKLGAYDYVTKPCPNEKLLGMVENVLHLRRLAAENRRLREELSGGAPEPIVFASPRFREVYDLTLKVASSDANILILGESGTGKELIASALHHNSPRRNHPFVSLNCAALTDTLLESQLFGHLRGAFTGAVTNQKGMLEESDGGTLFLDEIGDVSPAVQAKLLRVIQERDFIPVGSTRPKKVDVRFVAATNKDLQREVAEGRFREDLYYRLNVITLNLPPLRERPEDIEPLVRHFLRRFAARMAKDISAIAPDALAALQNYGWPGNVRELENVMERAVILTAGSAITTAVIPLRGVQSAQTAAPALPMPVQPSAMVPLEEMERQHIEAVLKGNNYNKSRTAEILGISRRTLDRRIADFGLMGE from the coding sequence ATGGCACAGATCTGTATCTGCGACGACGAGGAAGGCATCCTCAAATACCTCAAAAAACTGCTCAAAGGACATCAGGTCACCACCTTCAGCCGGGGGGTGGACCTGCTGGCGCACCTGGAATCGCCGGCCGGGGAGCGGGTGGGACTGCTGCTGCAGGACCTGCGCATGCCGGACATGGACGGCATCCAGATCCTGCAGCGCCTCAAAGAGAAACGCCCGGAGCTGCCGGTGATCATCATGACCGCCTTTGCCACGGTGGACGACGCGGTGCGGGCCATCAAGCTGGGGGCCTACGATTACGTCACCAAGCCCTGCCCCAACGAGAAACTGCTCGGCATGGTGGAGAACGTACTGCACCTGCGCCGCCTGGCAGCCGAGAACCGGCGCCTGCGGGAAGAGCTGTCCGGTGGAGCACCGGAACCGATCGTCTTTGCCAGCCCCCGTTTCCGCGAAGTCTACGACCTGACCCTCAAGGTGGCCTCCAGCGACGCCAACATCCTCATCCTGGGGGAATCGGGCACCGGCAAGGAGTTGATCGCCAGCGCCCTGCACCACAACAGCCCGCGCCGCAACCACCCCTTCGTCTCCCTCAACTGCGCCGCCCTGACCGACACCCTGCTGGAAAGCCAGTTGTTCGGCCACCTGCGGGGCGCCTTCACCGGCGCGGTGACCAACCAGAAGGGCATGCTGGAGGAATCGGACGGCGGCACCCTCTTCCTGGACGAGATCGGCGACGTGAGTCCGGCAGTGCAGGCCAAGCTGCTGCGGGTCATCCAGGAACGGGACTTCATCCCGGTGGGCTCCACCCGCCCCAAAAAGGTTGATGTGCGCTTCGTGGCCGCCACCAACAAGGACCTGCAGCGGGAGGTAGCCGAGGGGCGCTTCCGCGAGGACCTCTATTACCGGCTGAACGTGATCACCCTCAACCTGCCGCCGCTCAGGGAGCGCCCCGAGGACATCGAGCCGCTGGTGCGGCACTTCCTGCGGCGCTTTGCCGCCCGCATGGCCAAGGATATCAGTGCCATCGCCCCTGACGCACTGGCGGCCCTGCAGAACTATGGCTGGCCCGGCAACGTGCGGGAGCTGGAAAACGTCATGGAGCGGGCAGTGATTCTCACCGCCGGCAGCGCCATCACCACCGCCGTCATCCCCCTGCGGGGCGTGCAGAGCGCGCAGACGGCTGCGCCTGCCCTGCCCATGCCTGTGCAGCCTTCCGCCATGGTCCCCCTGGAGGAGATGGAGCGTCAGCACATCGAGGCGGTGCTCAAGGGGAACAACTACAACAAGAGCCGCACCGCCGAGATCCTGGGCATCTCGCGCCGGACCCTGGACCGCAGGATCGCCGATTTCGGGCTGATGGGGGAATAA
- the fdnG gene encoding formate dehydrogenase-N subunit alpha, producing MGMSRRQFLQGGALAAAGMALPKQGEANADAPALRTKGLKSSTTICPFCAVGCGLIVHTKDGKVANIEGDPQHPINRGSLCSKGSSLFQVAVNERRLQKVMYRAPGSDTWEEKSWDWALDRIALRMKETRDRTFKATEVNKKDNKEYVVNRTEGMAYLGGAGLDNEECYLWSKFARSMGVAQLEHQARLUHSATVAGLAASFGRGAMTNHWNDLKNSDAILAIGCNPAENHPISFKWIEEALDNGGTLISVDPRYTRTSSKADIYAQIRPGTDIAFLGGMINYALQHNLIHEEYVREYTNAAFIVNEKFDFKEGMFCSFDDQEKTYDPKAWAYALDGAGNPRRDMSMKDPRCVYQLLKVHYSRYDVDTVCSITGTPKESYLKVAKAFCGTGRPDKAGTILYAMGITQSTHGTQNVRAVALLQMLLGNIGIAGGGVNALRGESNVQGSTDYGLLFHTWPAYLKSPEFDNVDLKAYLEKWTPKTKDPKSANWWGNTPKYTVSMLKAWYGDNATKENDFCFGLLPKRSGNYAYDKIIEKMGKGGIEGLVCMGMNPAVGGPDSQAARQALSKLKWLVTVDLWETETSIFWKRPGVNPKDIQTEVFMLPAASSVEKEGSISNSGRWAQWRYKAVEPVGQSMSDLWIIDQFHKRVKALYAKGGTFPEPITKLAWNYGNGHEPDVHLVAKEINGYFTKDTTIVDKDKTLEFKAGDQVPMFKYLQDDGSTVSGCWIYCGSYTKEGNQMARRDAGDPTGLGMYPKWSWCWPVNRRIIYNRASVNPDGVPFNPKRAVIAWDALEKKWKGDVPDGPWPPMNDAKEGKYPFIMVAEGHGRLYGLDLKDGPFPEHYEPVESPTRNLLSKVQNNPVVKLPKNVSSDLGKFPFIGTTYRMTEHWQTGGMTRSLPWLVELVPDMFVEISETLARQKGIKKGDKVRVTTERGTIEGIALVTARLKPFTVGDKQVEQVGMPWHFGYSGLTKGDSANVLTASVGCANTNIPEFKAFLCNIEKGGNKA from the coding sequence ATGGGAATGTCACGTAGGCAGTTCCTGCAGGGGGGGGCGCTGGCAGCGGCCGGCATGGCCCTGCCCAAGCAGGGCGAGGCCAATGCCGATGCACCGGCATTGCGCACCAAGGGGCTGAAAAGCTCCACCACCATCTGCCCCTTCTGTGCGGTCGGCTGCGGCCTGATCGTGCACACCAAGGACGGCAAGGTCGCCAATATCGAAGGTGACCCGCAGCATCCGATCAACCGCGGTTCGCTCTGCTCCAAAGGGAGCTCGCTCTTCCAGGTGGCGGTCAACGAGCGCCGGCTGCAGAAGGTCATGTACCGGGCCCCCGGCTCCGACACATGGGAAGAGAAGTCGTGGGACTGGGCCTTGGATCGCATTGCCCTTCGCATGAAGGAAACCCGCGACAGGACCTTCAAGGCCACGGAAGTCAACAAGAAGGATAACAAGGAATACGTCGTCAATCGCACCGAAGGCATGGCCTATCTGGGTGGCGCCGGCCTCGACAACGAGGAATGCTACCTCTGGTCGAAGTTCGCACGCTCCATGGGAGTGGCCCAGCTCGAACACCAGGCCCGATTATGACACTCCGCCACAGTCGCCGGTCTGGCGGCTTCGTTCGGTCGTGGTGCCATGACCAACCATTGGAATGACCTGAAGAACAGTGATGCAATCCTCGCCATCGGCTGCAACCCGGCCGAAAATCATCCGATCTCCTTCAAGTGGATCGAAGAGGCGCTGGACAACGGCGGTACGCTGATTTCCGTCGACCCGCGCTATACCCGTACCTCTTCCAAAGCCGACATCTACGCCCAGATCCGTCCGGGCACCGACATCGCCTTTCTGGGCGGCATGATCAACTACGCCCTGCAGCACAACCTGATCCACGAGGAATACGTGCGCGAATATACCAACGCCGCCTTCATCGTGAACGAGAAGTTCGACTTCAAGGAGGGGATGTTCTGCTCCTTCGACGATCAGGAAAAGACCTATGATCCCAAGGCCTGGGCCTATGCCCTTGACGGCGCCGGCAACCCCCGTCGCGACATGAGCATGAAGGACCCGCGCTGCGTCTACCAACTGCTTAAAGTCCATTACTCCCGCTATGACGTGGACACGGTCTGCAGCATCACCGGCACTCCCAAGGAAAGCTACCTCAAGGTCGCCAAAGCCTTCTGTGGCACCGGGCGTCCCGACAAGGCAGGCACGATCCTTTATGCCATGGGCATCACCCAGTCGACCCACGGCACCCAGAACGTGCGTGCCGTGGCCCTGCTGCAGATGCTGCTGGGCAACATCGGCATCGCCGGCGGCGGCGTCAACGCGCTGCGCGGCGAGTCCAACGTGCAGGGTTCCACCGACTACGGTCTGCTGTTCCACACCTGGCCCGCCTACCTGAAATCGCCGGAATTCGACAACGTCGACCTGAAGGCCTACCTGGAGAAGTGGACCCCCAAGACCAAGGACCCCAAGAGCGCCAACTGGTGGGGCAATACCCCCAAGTACACGGTCAGCATGCTGAAAGCCTGGTACGGGGATAACGCCACCAAGGAAAACGACTTCTGCTTCGGCCTGCTGCCCAAACGCAGCGGAAACTACGCCTATGACAAGATCATCGAAAAGATGGGCAAAGGGGGCATCGAGGGCCTTGTCTGCATGGGCATGAACCCGGCCGTGGGCGGTCCCGACTCCCAGGCGGCCCGCCAGGCGCTCAGCAAGCTGAAATGGCTGGTGACGGTCGACCTGTGGGAAACCGAGACCTCCATTTTCTGGAAACGCCCCGGCGTCAATCCCAAGGATATTCAGACCGAGGTCTTCATGCTGCCGGCCGCCTCGTCGGTGGAAAAGGAGGGTTCCATCTCCAACTCCGGCCGCTGGGCCCAGTGGCGCTACAAGGCCGTGGAGCCGGTGGGGCAGTCCATGAGCGACCTGTGGATCATCGACCAGTTCCACAAACGGGTCAAGGCGCTCTATGCCAAAGGGGGCACCTTCCCGGAGCCGATCACCAAGCTCGCCTGGAACTACGGCAATGGCCACGAGCCTGACGTGCACCTGGTGGCCAAGGAGATCAACGGCTATTTCACCAAGGACACGACCATTGTGGACAAGGACAAGACCCTGGAGTTCAAGGCCGGGGACCAGGTCCCGATGTTCAAATACCTGCAGGACGACGGTTCCACCGTGTCCGGCTGCTGGATCTACTGCGGCTCCTACACCAAGGAGGGCAACCAGATGGCCCGCCGCGACGCCGGCGACCCTACCGGCCTGGGAATGTATCCCAAGTGGTCGTGGTGCTGGCCGGTCAACCGCCGCATCATCTACAACCGCGCCTCGGTCAATCCGGACGGCGTGCCCTTCAACCCCAAGCGGGCCGTCATCGCCTGGGACGCGTTGGAGAAGAAGTGGAAAGGGGATGTGCCCGACGGTCCCTGGCCCCCCATGAACGATGCCAAGGAGGGCAAATATCCCTTCATCATGGTGGCCGAAGGCCATGGCCGGCTCTACGGCCTGGACCTCAAGGACGGCCCCTTCCCCGAGCACTACGAGCCGGTGGAGAGCCCGACCCGCAACCTGCTCTCCAAGGTGCAGAACAACCCGGTGGTCAAACTGCCCAAGAACGTCTCCAGCGACCTGGGCAAGTTCCCCTTCATCGGCACCACCTACCGCATGACCGAGCACTGGCAGACCGGCGGCATGACCCGCAGCCTGCCCTGGCTGGTGGAACTGGTACCGGACATGTTCGTCGAGATCAGCGAAACCCTGGCACGCCAGAAAGGGATCAAGAAAGGGGACAAGGTGCGGGTGACCACCGAGCGTGGCACCATCGAAGGGATCGCGCTGGTGACGGCACGTCTCAAGCCGTTCACCGTGGGGGACAAACAGGTCGAGCAGGTCGGTATGCCGTGGCATTTCGGCTATTCCGGCCTGACGAAAGGCGACAGCGCCAATGTGCTGACCGCCTCGGTCGGCTGCGCCAACACCAACATTCCGGAGTTCAAAGCCTTCCTCTGCAACATAGAGAAAGGGGGTAACAAAGCATGA